From Osmerus mordax isolate fOsmMor3 chromosome 8, fOsmMor3.pri, whole genome shotgun sequence, a single genomic window includes:
- the esco2 gene encoding N-acetyltransferase ESCO2, with the protein MLPKLTAVKRKRSSLDSESLPAKRPVDQGSPLKTSLKLSQTPIKKGQMKNYTSPQRSSALQLRDSPARSPQKVPKLASPFNAAVVTGCFYGKKKALYLTPLERKMLKETKPPPQLVSKVTPDPYELPKVADRKTKGRGGGKVRKVAAVHGGKTGVKQCAPYIPSNTKAASGTKQEQPKKSTTFNFTGSLTSKLKPKIYVGAAFFSTGKKPTSMYKKSTPRSTKEPASKTVKNKSSVVLPERKTETIQTQKSFSAGHSVLEKTSDEPVVPQPPAPHTDLEDLVGEDLVSSEAVSSSPKPQEDVSSSPRQRSLPCPDTLSPSRLAERYGLTREVKILLERSPTPSSPGPATDINTQKDFLTEAGSDAVFDLGDVGSSASPASSLSAVYPIFGSASKRCQMKSGLASPVTCSTPTGPVGSLPSAVKERSLRKRKEPKKQDDNQLIIDAGQKQFGATTCSSCGMIYSADSLEDNYQHTLFHQQLLDSMKFVGWKKERVVAEFWDGKIIQVLPGDPKFAVKKAEQVRRLADSELGFQQLSLSSPRKAKTYLFINTNRMIVGCLVAEHIRQAFRVLAEPAQPKDMTREDFMEPHRAWCCSSSPEPAILGVSRVWVFSLARRSAIATRMLDTARSTFTYGSPLTKEEIAFSDPTPDGKLFATRYCNTPTFFVYNFVG; encoded by the exons ATGTTGCCCAAATTAACGGCTGTGAAGAGGAAGCGCTCTTCTCTAGACTCTGAGAG TCTTCCTGCCAAGAGGCCTGTCGACCAGGGCTCTCCCCTCAAGACGTCCCTCAAACTGTCCCAGACCCCAATAAAGAAGGGGCAGATGAAGAACTACACTTCCCCACAGCGCTCCTCCGCTCTCCAGCTCAGAGACTCCCCAGCCCGGTCCCCTCAGAAGGTACCGAAGCTAGCCTCGCCGTTCAATGCAGCGGTGGTGACAGGCTGCTTTTATGGCAAGAAGAAGGCTCTGTACCTAACCCCCCTGGAGAGGAAGATGCTGAAGGAGACCAAGCCACCTCCACAACTTGTATCCAAGGTCACTCCGGACCCTTACGAACTGCCAAAGGTTGCGGATAGGAAGacgaagggaagggggggaggcaaAGTCAGGAAGGTGGCTGCCGTCCATGGTGGCAAGACTGGCGTAAAGCAGTGTGCCCCCTACATACCCTCCAACACTAAAGCAGCCAGCGGCACCAAACAGGAGCAGCCCAAGAAAAGCACGACTTTCAACTTCACCGGCAGCCTGACGTCCAAACTGAAGCCAAAGATCTACGTAGGTGCTGCGTTCTTCAGCACAGGCAAGAAACCCACCTCCATGTACAAGAAATCAACCCCCAGATCCACCAAGGAGCCTGCCTCCAAAACGGTGAAAAACAAATCTTCTGTCGTTCTACCcgaaagaaaaacagagacgATCCAGACCCAGAAGAGCTTCTCAGCTGGACACAGCGTCTTGGAGAAGACCTCGGACGAGCCTGTTGTTCCACAGCCTCCGGCTCCGCACACAGACCTGGAAGACTTAGTAGGAGAAGACCTGGTCTCCAGTGAGGCTGTGTCCTCCAGCCCTAAGCCCCAGGAGGATGTGAGCTCCAGTCCCCGGCAGCGGAGCCTGCCCTGTCCAGACACCCTGTCTCCCAGCCGGCTGGCAGAGCGCTACGGCCTGACCAGGGAGGTGAAGATCCTGCTGGAACGCTCCCCGACCCCCTCCAGCCCCGGCCCTGCCACAGACATCAACACACAG AAGGACTTCCTAACAGAGGCTGGCTCCGACGCAGTGTTCGACCTGGGAGACGTCGGCTCCTCCGCCAGCCcagcctcatctctctctgctgtctaccCCATCTTTGGCTCGGCATCCAAGAG GTGCCAGATGAAGTCTGGCCTGGCCTCCCCCGTGACCTGCAGCACCCCTACTGGTCCGGTGGGCTCACTGCCCTCAGCTGTCAAGGAGAGGAGCCTTCGGAAGAGAAAGGAGCCCAAGAAACAGGACGACAACCAACTAATTATC GATGCGGGTCAGAAGCAGTTCGGGGCAACCACCTGTAGCTCCTGTGGGATGATCTACAGCGCTGACAGCCTGGAGGACAACTACCAGCACACCCTGTTCCACCAGCAGCTGCTCGACAGCATGAAGTTTGTG GgctggaagaaggagagagtggtggcAGAGTTCTGGGACGGCAAAATCATCCAGGTGCTCCCAGGCGACCCCAAATTCGCAGTCAAGaag gcagaGCAAGTGCGCCGGCTAGCAGACAGCGAGCTCGGCTTCCAGCAGCTCTCCCTCAGCTCCCCCAGAAAGGCCAAGACCTACCTGTTCATCAACACAAACCGCATGATCGTGGGCTGCCTCGTGGCAGAGCACATccgccag gcATTCCGGGTCCTGGCAGAGCCTGCCCAGCCCAAGGACATGACCCGGGAGGACTTCATGGAGCCCCACAGGGCCtggtgctgctcctcctccccggaGCCGGCCATCCTGGGGGTGAGCCGGGTGTGGGTGTTCAGCCTGGCCCGCCGGAGCGCCATCGCCACCCGTATGCTGGACACCGCCAG GAGCACCTTCACTTACGGCAGCCCCCTGACCAAGGAGGAGATTGCCTTCTCTGACCCCACCCCCGACGGGAAGCTGTTTGCCACTCGGTACTGCAACACCCCAACCTTCTTCGTTTACAACTTTGTCGGCTGA
- the ccdc25 gene encoding coiled-coil domain-containing protein 25 has product MVFYFTSAVVSPPYTIYMGKDKYENEDLIKYGWPEDIWFHVDKLSSAHVYLRMPTGLTIDDIPKEVLIDCAQLVKNNSIQGCKMNNINVVYTPWANLKKTGEMDVGQIGFHRHKEVKLVAVEKKVNEIVNRLEKTKDERFPDLAADKESRDREERNEKKAQIQDLKKKEKDEMKRRKEMDELKSYSSLMNSDNMTTNEDGNDSDDFM; this is encoded by the exons ATGGTGTTTTATTTTACGAGTGCTG TTGTGTCTCCGCCATACACAATCTACATGGGGAAGGATAAATACGAAA ATGAAGACCTAATCAAGTACGGCTGGCCTGAAGACATCTG GTTTCACGTGGACAAACTGTCCTCGGCCCATGTCTACCTGAGAATGCCTACG GGACTGACGATAGATGACATTCCCAAGGAGGTGCTGATCGACTGTGCACAGCTGGTGAAGAACAACAGCATCCAGG GCTGCAAGATGAACAACATCAACGTTGTGTACACGCCCTGGGCCAACCTGAAAAAGACAGGAGAAATGGACGTCGGACAGATAGGCTTCCACAGGCACAAGGAG GTGAAGCTCGTGGCCGTGGAGAAGAAGGTGAACGAGATCGTCAACAGGCTGGAGAAGACCAAAGACGAGAGGTTCCCCGATCTGGCAGCAGACAAGGAGTCCCGAGACCGCGAGGAGAGGAACGAGAAGAAGGCCCAGATACAAGAcctgaagaagaaggagaaggacgAGATGAAGAGGCGAAAAGAGATGGACGAGCTTAA GAGTTACTCCTCACTCATGAACAGTGACAACATGACAACCAACGAG gATGGCAATGACTCAGATGACTtcatgtga